The Paenibacillus sp. FSL R7-0345 DNA segment CAATTGTGCTGTTAGTTATTACCCGCAGAGTAAAGAAACTATACCTGACGATATTCCTCCTGCTAAAATGGGTACAAAAGTCTAATAACTACTTTCGCAGAAATGTGGGAAAGTTAACAGTGATTATCTTCACAAAAGAAAGGGAGCTGCTGAGTGCTAACCTATCTGCTTCTATTCATTCTCGGACTTACTGCCGGCATCTCCGGCTCTCTGGTGGGGCTTGGCGGCGGATTTATCGTCGTACCTGCACTAGCCTTTATGTATCCGGATCTGCCAACCGCTCATTTGGCCGGGACTTCAATGGCCATGCTGCTGTTCAACTCCATTTCCAGCACTTATGTGTATGCAAAACAAAAAAGAATCGATTACCAGGCAGCCCTCTGGTTCGCAGCCGCTTCCATTCCGGGTTCAATAGTCGGGGCGCTGCTCTCTGAACAGGTTGAAGGCAGAACCTTCTTTGTCAGCTTCGGCATTTTTCTGATTCTGATTGCACTTTTGCTACTGTTCAAGCCGAAAAAGCCCCTGACCTTGCCGTTTAATCCCACGGTCAAGCGGAGCTTTATGGATGCCGGGAGCAACCGGTTTGAGTATGCCTATCATATGCCTACCGGTGTTATAATCAGCTTTTTTGTCGGTTTCCTGGCCAGCCTGTTCGGCGTAGGCGGCGGCAGCCTGATGGTGCCGACCATGACACTGCTGCTCGGCTTCTCGACGCATATTGCGGTTGCCACTTCCATGCTGCAGATCTTCCTGTCTGCAATTGTCAGCACATCTACACATGCCTACCTGCAGAATATTGAATGGATCATGGTATTATGCCTGGCGCCCGGCGCGATTATCGGCGGCCAGCTCGGCGCCCGGCTGGCCAAACGCCTGCCGGCCAAGCTGCTGCTCCGTCTGCTGGCGGTCTTCCTGATTATTGTAGCTGCCCGGCTTATAGTGAAATAAATTCCGGCCACGGGCTGGGCTTACCAGGGCAGCCGTTCCTCCAAGTAAAAGAAACCTCCCGTTGGCCCGTCCGCCGGCAAAGTGGCATAACGGACAGCTGTTTTGGCACCTTCCTCAGGCGTCAGCTCGGCTTTGTCGCCGCCCATCCGGGTTTTTACCAGACCGGGATGCACCGTATTAATTTTAAGCGGGGTATCCTTGTATTTATTGGCCCAGTATACAGTGAGCATATTAAGTGCGGCTTTGGATGCAGCGTAGGCAGGCGTTGCGATCCGCTGTGCCAGCTCATTGCTCACTTGAAACGCAATGGAACCTAGAGCACTGCTCTGATTAACAATTCTGCCGGCCTCACTTTTAAGCAGCAGCGGCAGCAGAGCCTCGGTAATGTGATACGGCGCAAATGTGTTGACCGCAAATGTAGTTTCAAAAGCATCCTCAGCTTCTGTAGCTTCCGCCAGGATTCCAGCATTGTTCACCAGCACATCCAGCTTGCCATACTGCTCGTCGATCCATCTGGCTAGTGCAGCAATATGCGCTCTGTCTGTCACTTCAAGCTCTACGCCAACTGCTTCGATGCCCTCCTCCTTCAGCTGATCTGCGGCTTCTTCGGCAGCGGCCTTGGTGCGTGCAGACACCAGTACCGTAATTCCCTGCTGGCCCAGCTGTCTTGCTACCTCGAATCCGATTCCCTTGCCCGCTCCTGTTACAAGTGCAATGGTATGACTCATTTGAATTCCTCCTGATTTATGAGAATGAACGTTCTAGTATTATCAGACCACAACCGCATAATTTCCGGCCGCATTCAGCCACCGTACAGCCTCGTTCAAGTCACTAAAGCTTTGCTGCTGATACGGCAGCTGACCCTGTGCGCTTACGGCACGGTTCACGCTTAATTTGGCGACCACACTGCCCGGCTCAATCATTGCGAGAAATTGCAGGCCGCTTTTATACACATGCTGTACAAAAAAATCTGCCATCCATGCTTTATCCTCCTCCTTGATTACCGAGCCCTGCCGGATATCCATCAGCACCTTGCCGCTTTGCTTCTTTCTTAGCAGCTCTGCTCCCTGCATCAGAATCGCCTGAAACCCGTCTCCGTGAGAAAAACCGTTCCACTCAATCTTTACGCTCTGCAGCCGTTCATCCCATGCTACCAAACCATGTACCGACTCAAAGTAGTTCATTTCCGCCAGTCCCTTCAGCTTTTTATACGGGAACAATCATTCTAATATCTGCATTATGTATTGCCTGTTCCCTTGCTTTTGAACCTATCTTAGCATAATGGGAACGATCGGTAAATAATTATTTTTACTGATCGTTCTCAAAAAGGATGGTAAAACGATTCGTTGGACAGTAACCAGCAAACGGTGATGCAAGAAGCTCCTTTACTTTTGAAAGAACGGCAGTTCGTTCCTATTCGATTTGTGGCTGAGCAGTTAAATGCTTCCGTTGAATATATGGGAAGCAAGCATAGGGTCGTGATTTTCAAAAATGAAGCAGCATAACGGGAACCGTTAGTTCAACAACAGCGACTGCTTTATATAGTCCGACATTTTATTTTCACAGAACATCAGCCTTCTTTAATCTGCTCAAACAGATTTTCGTCCGGGCTTTCAGGCCCCTGCTCTTTCTGTGCTGCCGCACTGTGCCCGGCTCCTGTACCGCTCAAGTACTTGGCCAGCAGCTCCTCCACCTGAGCCAGGGTCACCGGCTTCGCCGCATCCTGAAGCTCATAACCCAGCATCCCGTTAGGCTCAATCGTCGCTGTCTTCACATCACTGAGCCGGGAAATCCCCTGCTCCCTCAGGTTCATCTCCAGCGCCTCCAGTGTAAGTCTCAGCTTCCGCAGATTCTGATTCTGGACCCGGCCGTCTTTAATAACGATGACCGCAGGTCCCTTAATCAGCCGCTCAAACAAACTCCATTTCAACTGTAGCCACTCCACCGCAATCAGTACGATGATAAACACTGCGGCAGCCGCCATCGTAATCAGGATATGATGATCTGCGATCGGTTCCACGATAATCGTCCCGATCGAGATCATCGCAATCGTCGTCGGAATGGTCATCTGTGAGATGGATTTTCTGCCGGACAGCCTGAGCACCAGCATGCCAAATATAATCAGAACCAGAGCCTTCCAGATCTCATTCCAAATATCATTCATTATCTTGTCTCCTTCAAGATACTGCATTTAGGATTAATCTGGATATTCTTTGCTGCTCAGGCCCTGATTATGCACTTTTACAGTTACAGAGCGCTGATGAACTCAATTCCCCTGACAACCGGCTTGACTGTCCAGCCTCTATCGGAGATAATTACAGTTTGACCCAAAAAATCAATCTACCGGTAAAGGTGCATTGAAATAGAGAAGGGGCGATTGTCATCAGCTGGTTAAGTGATCTTTATAAATTACAGAAACGGGAGCAGAAGAAGGACATCGAGCCCGCTCTGGTCAATGCCATCTTCCGGATGTACGACCGGTTTCCCAGAATCGGCCTGAGGGAACGGACCGGGCAGCAGGATATGTCGCTGGATATCGCGGAGGCTTATATTAACGGGCGTAACGCTATGATCGAGGCTGGCGTCGGCATCGGTAAATCTTTTGCCTACCTGATCCCCGGTCTGTTAATTAACCATATCTCGCAGCAGCCGGTTATTATCGCCACCTCCTCCATCCAGCTCTCGGAACAGATTCTTAAGGATCTGCGGGTAATCGGGAGCCGGCTCGGATTTACTACGGTCCGTTCCGTAGTCGGAAAAGGGATGGGGCAATATGCCTGCCGCTACAGGGCCGGGGGCTTGAACAAGCCTGAGGATGCAAGCTCCCCGCTGCCGCAGCTAGTTGAGCAGATTTTAAATTATGAGATTGAAGAACGGGCGGATATTAAGGGCGGGATCAGTGATGCCGTATGGTCCGAGGTTTGTGTGAATGACTGCAAATTTGAGCAATGCCGCTACAGAACCACCTGCTCGTTCTATGATATGAGGGCAAAAATCAGCGCCAAAACCGGCGACATGGACTTTATTATCGTTAACCAGGATCTGCTGATCCGCGATCTGATCAAGAAAAAGGAAGGCACCAAGGGCTTAATCACGGAACGTCCCGCCCTGATCATCATCGATGAGGCGCATAACCTGGAGGCCAAGGTCCGGGATGCCATGACACTCGAATTCACTTTTCGGGGAGCCGGCCGTGTGCTGGATGATACGCTGCAGATTCTTTTTAAGCAGTCGAGAGAGAAAAGCCTGATGACACAGGCCAGATTTATCAAAAGCTGCCTGGGCAGCATTTTCAAACAGGTCGAAACGGATTTGCTGCACACCGCCAAACAGGATACCGACCGGGTAAAAGTATCTCAAATCTCCGGGGTTCCGTTTAACCGGGCATTGCAGGTGCTGAAGGAATTCAGTCTAAGTCTTTCGGTGTTGACCTCGCGGCATGAACGGGAAATTGACAATGCTTTTGAAGCTGTGAACGGACTTATTGAGCTGTTTGAAGTACTATCCGGTGCAGAGGATAACTATCTGATCTGGGCAAGCAAAGGGAAGCGGGAAGCCACCGTCAGCATCTGTCCCAAAAACATCAGCCAGTTCCTCAAACACACCTTATTCAACAGTAAAACCTCTGTCATCCTGACGTCAGCAACAATGTGCCAGGGCGGCGATACGCTGGAGGAGCAGTATGCTTATCTGACACAATCCCTTGGTTACAGGGGAGATTATATGGAGCGACAGCCCTCCCCGTTTGATTACGACAGCCACACCATGATGTACATTTCGGGCAGTGTTCCTTATTACAACCACGAGAACAGGAAGGATTATCTTGAAGCAGCGTACAAGGAAATGCTCAGGCTCTGCAATGTAACGGAGGGTCGGACGCTGGTACTGTTTTCGGCAAAAGAGGATATGAAGTACGTGCATGAGAAGCTGCGGTCGGAGAAGCTGGGCTGGGCGCTGCATATGCAAAAAGAAGGCTCGTCCCAGGATGAGATTATCGCTAACTTCCGGGCCAGCAAAGGCGTGCTGCTCAGCACCGGTGTATTCTGGGAAGGGATCAATATCGAGGGCTCCGACCTGTCGCAGGTGATCGTGTTCCGCCTGCCTTTTCCTGTTCCGGCCGATCCCGTCTACGAATATAAGGCGTCGAAGGCCCATAATCCGTTAAAAGAGGTCTTTGTACCGGACATGCTGCTCCGCCTGAGACAGGGTACCGGACGGTTGATCCGCAGTGAAACCGACCTTGGCGTGCTCAGCATCCTCGACTCCCGGCTGTCTGCTGCTGCCAGGAAGGATTACCGGGGAAAGGTGCTGGAGGCTTTGCCGTTCAAGCAGGTGACCGAGGATTTCCGGGTGCTGGAGCGGTTTGTGAAAGCGAAGAGAATAAAGCGCAGTATATAGTCTAAGCCCGGCGGATTAGCGCCGGGCTTTGTTTTA contains these protein-coding regions:
- a CDS encoding ATP-dependent DNA helicase — encoded protein: MYDRFPRIGLRERTGQQDMSLDIAEAYINGRNAMIEAGVGIGKSFAYLIPGLLINHISQQPVIIATSSIQLSEQILKDLRVIGSRLGFTTVRSVVGKGMGQYACRYRAGGLNKPEDASSPLPQLVEQILNYEIEERADIKGGISDAVWSEVCVNDCKFEQCRYRTTCSFYDMRAKISAKTGDMDFIIVNQDLLIRDLIKKKEGTKGLITERPALIIIDEAHNLEAKVRDAMTLEFTFRGAGRVLDDTLQILFKQSREKSLMTQARFIKSCLGSIFKQVETDLLHTAKQDTDRVKVSQISGVPFNRALQVLKEFSLSLSVLTSRHEREIDNAFEAVNGLIELFEVLSGAEDNYLIWASKGKREATVSICPKNISQFLKHTLFNSKTSVILTSATMCQGGDTLEEQYAYLTQSLGYRGDYMERQPSPFDYDSHTMMYISGSVPYYNHENRKDYLEAAYKEMLRLCNVTEGRTLVLFSAKEDMKYVHEKLRSEKLGWALHMQKEGSSQDEIIANFRASKGVLLSTGVFWEGINIEGSDLSQVIVFRLPFPVPADPVYEYKASKAHNPLKEVFVPDMLLRLRQGTGRLIRSETDLGVLSILDSRLSAAARKDYRGKVLEALPFKQVTEDFRVLERFVKAKRIKRSI
- a CDS encoding SDR family oxidoreductase, giving the protein MSHTIALVTGAGKGIGFEVARQLGQQGITVLVSARTKAAAEEAADQLKEEGIEAVGVELEVTDRAHIAALARWIDEQYGKLDVLVNNAGILAEATEAEDAFETTFAVNTFAPYHITEALLPLLLKSEAGRIVNQSSALGSIAFQVSNELAQRIATPAYAASKAALNMLTVYWANKYKDTPLKINTVHPGLVKTRMGGDKAELTPEEGAKTAVRYATLPADGPTGGFFYLEERLPW
- a CDS encoding DUF421 domain-containing protein, which gives rise to MNDIWNEIWKALVLIIFGMLVLRLSGRKSISQMTIPTTIAMISIGTIIVEPIADHHILITMAAAAVFIIVLIAVEWLQLKWSLFERLIKGPAVIVIKDGRVQNQNLRKLRLTLEALEMNLREQGISRLSDVKTATIEPNGMLGYELQDAAKPVTLAQVEELLAKYLSGTGAGHSAAAQKEQGPESPDENLFEQIKEG
- a CDS encoding sulfite exporter TauE/SafE family protein; the protein is MLTYLLLFILGLTAGISGSLVGLGGGFIVVPALAFMYPDLPTAHLAGTSMAMLLFNSISSTYVYAKQKRIDYQAALWFAAASIPGSIVGALLSEQVEGRTFFVSFGIFLILIALLLLFKPKKPLTLPFNPTVKRSFMDAGSNRFEYAYHMPTGVIISFFVGFLASLFGVGGGSLMVPTMTLLLGFSTHIAVATSMLQIFLSAIVSTSTHAYLQNIEWIMVLCLAPGAIIGGQLGARLAKRLPAKLLLRLLAVFLIIVAARLIVK
- a CDS encoding stalk domain-containing protein — translated: MDSNQQTVMQEAPLLLKERQFVPIRFVAEQLNASVEYMGSKHRVVIFKNEAA